GTGCGGAGCCTCCTTGCGCGACAAGGGCAGGCCAGAACTGAAGAAGCAATTGTAGAGAGCGCACTTGGCTTTGCAGCAAGCTTGTAAACAGCAGGGACAGGATTTCGATGATCTATATGCAGCTGTGACAGTATTTCATTTGTTTGAGCATTACGTTGGCGTGCTGCAGACTCGGCTTGTTGGAACGAGTGTCTGATCTCGTCCATTTGAGATTTGAACTGGGCTTGGATCATCAAGCTGATCTGTGGAGCAATGCCGTCGACGGAAGCTTGAAGGGATGGAAGTTTCGTCTCGATACTTGAAAGGGGGTCATGAAGACCAGATACATCAGAAGTAAGGGCTGAGACGTCATCTGATGTCTGTTTAAATCTTGTATTGTTCAAGGTCAGAGCATTTGATGTCGCAGCTTATATCTCTCTGGGCAAGAATTAGTCAAAGTATTGAAGACTTTGGTAGTCACGTACAGCTGCAAGCTCTGGACAGCCAAGTTGAGTGGTGTGCAAAGACTTTCCAATGTATTTTCCAACTGCGTGAGCTGATCTTGCCGCAGCGGGTAGGCGAGTTTGCGATAACTACCCTTGACTCTGTCTTTCACCGAAGGGTCAGGCATTTTCGACGCGGAAAGCTTATCTCCAAACTCCTTGAGGTTGCTCAAGGCGTTCTCGCAATAGGTCAAGCATTGTAGAGCTTGAGCCACAGCCTGCGAGGTCGAAGAATTCAGCTGGCCGCTCTTTAGAAAACCTTCAAGTAAGCGGAAACTGCCTTCGAGAGACTCCGTGAGGCGTTTGAGTCGAGCGATAGCATCATCGTGATCTTTGAGCCCGCCTAGGTAACTCACAAGCCCAGAACATGTCTTGAGGCCGAGCGGAATGATTGCGAGCGCTAGCTCTGCCATGGTCTCGACACTTATGCTGAGGTGAGAGTTgagcgaggaggagggttTTGTGATAACAGACAAGCAAAGGTGTAAGGGGGGCGCAGACGTCAATCAGGCTACCAGTAATATCTCACCACGTTCAAGCGGCACCTTCTGCAGAACATTCACAATTACAAACGCCGTAAGAGCCAATCAAATCATGGTTTTATTGGCTCTTGGTCCCTGCGGCTGGAATAATATGGAACAGTGTTGGGCAGCTCAACACCATACCGCGATAGTAATGTATTTAGACGGTAGATGTGCCTTCAAATGACTGCTGTTGATATCTTTACGTCGCAAAAATGTCTACCCAGCTTCTTAGAAGCGTTTGTAATGATTTTGGTTGTCCCGGCTGACGCAATGAGTTTCTTGCTACACGGCGCAACCAACATGTTGTTGGCCCATGATCAGCCAGTGGCTCCACGCCAAAGCACAGGTCATGTTTCAAGTCAAATAGTGCTCGAATCACTTATTTCAGGCCACCGAGCACTAGAACCAAACACTCCAGTGCCCTCGTTCTTCTCAATTCCATCGCCAACCTGAATCAACACAATGCAATTTTCCGATGGTTCTCCATATCCTCCAAGCGAATCTGATATTTCAGAGATCCCACGcgatcttgagaaagaagatACCATCGAAAAACTTTCACTTCTTCCCAATCCTCCCTCTCGCCCTCGATGTCTGACTCCACCTGGCTTTCGAGATGTCGCTACAGAACATCCCGGACTACCGAACCCTACTTTTCAGCATTGCGCATACAATAAGCTGCCACCCGATATCAGACGGTTCATTTTGATCCTGGCTTTTGGCAATTGTCGCCTCCATATGGACTTCTCTTACGATTATCCGGACATGTCTTCGGATTTCATTCAACCATTAGATGAGAACCATTGTGGCATCGTCATCGAGAATATGTATGGCGACAGACAACGAGTCGTCGATGATACCAAGCCAAGGTCGTGGCTTTGGTGGGGATCTGTTTGCCATCGACTCCCGCCAGATCTTGATGTATCGCGAACAGGCCCGATGACCCATGGAGGACCCGATGGTCCTTAGGCTGATACCTATCGCGTCGGTGAAGCTCGTCACTGCGACTCGTGGCCTGGTTCAGTCCCCTCAAAGTGCCATATCGGTACGATGGGATGGCTCTTGTCTTGTCGACAGAAGTAAGGCCACCAGCCTTTCCTTCAATGAAAGTAATTAACAACTCCTGTAGTTATGCCGAAGCTATCGACATCCTTTACTCGACAAACATCATCATTATGGCCAACGAAGCAATGATGACGCATCTTACTCAACTCCTATTACCGCAGCGCCTCGCATTCATTACCTCGCTTGAGATCAGCTGGAACTTGAAGTCTCGATACGAAAGCGGGCTTTGGAGTATCACGGACGATGAATATTTCATTGACGAGGAAGATTTGAAGCGCATATCTCAAATAATATCCACCCAGTTCCCGCAGCTACGCCGTCTTTATTTATCTTTGGAGCTCTCAAGGCAGCTTGGGCCATGCTGGGGCCCTGATGCTTGGCCAGCTATTAGCCGTCATCTGGACAACCTTGCACGAATCATCCCGTCCCTGACAGAACACGCCATTTCGCTGCCTGGTACTCCATTCGATTCTATCTTGTATGACGCAAAAAAACTGACTTCGGATCGTATTCAGAAATATGTCATTCGTATAATCAGATCTGGCGATCTACTGACGGGCATATAGATGCCATTCGTCTTCCATATGTCGATAGTTATCCTAGAGCACCGTGTCACATCGATACCTCGACCTCCAAGGGCAAAGGCTACTGGATACTCAATGGAAGTAACTGGCCAGAAAAAGAGAAAGTTGTCATGGGCCCTCCACCGATGGGAGAAATTATGGGCCTTGGTCCTCATGATTTCGATGACTTTTAGTTTGTTCACCCTTTAGAAGATATTTAATGGTCCAGATTGCATTCTGAAATGTATTTTAGCAACGGTAGAGCGACTTCTAACGGGAAATTCGTTACAATTATGCGCCATGAATACCTTGCCCTCTATCACTCATATTAGTTAGTACCAAAAGTTCAAGTTGGCATCAGGGGTAAAGCACCCAAACTTATATCTCCTTCATGAATTTAAAAAGATCTCCCCAATACCATCATCTAATGCTACGTCTCTCTTGTATACCAAAACATATTTGTTGCTTTCCCCGATGTCAAGCATCCATCGTTCGCCATGTCTATCTGACACAAAAGAAGATATGGATAAGAGCGCTTTCATGCTGTACACGACGTGATACATACATGTTTTGTTCTACCATCACCTAGGGCCTTCGGCTTGATCAGGGGGGGCTTTCAAGAGCCTTTTCTGTCGCTCTTCCATCATTCGACCAATTCCAAGCATCTAGATATCTATTCGGGGGCATCATTAGCTATTGATATTAAGGCGCCCTACCATCAAGGGCGGAACTTACACCATCAATGCGAAATATGCCAACGAATCGGCATTTGCAACCGGCTTAATGCCTTTGTCGCCGTGAAGTAACTTTGCCAGGTTCCAAACATGCATTTGCCCATCTGTATATTGTCATCTGTCAGTATAGCTCAAACTTTACAATAATGATCCTTGAGTCGCACTCACATGCCACTGCAATCCTGAGTTTTTCTTCCCTCATTTCCTCACTTGTTAAAAGGTCTTTGGAGGGCTTCAGTTCGACTTGATTGGACTCGGTACGTTTGTATAGATATCTACCATATTTATCCACTGCATGCACGTCGCCAATGTCTGTGTTTGTTAGTATTAGCTTGGttcctctcttttttttttttgacaGAGTAAAATGACTGTGTTTTTGGCATGCTTACTGTATGTAAGGGGGAACATTGTGCCGTCTGGGTGTACTTCCGGGAGGTTGGAAGTGGAAACCTATTGGCGATAAAATGCCAGCGACTCTCCCAAGTCCCCCTAAGTCAAATCCCAGCCCCGTGCCAGACCCAGGAGATGAGGACTCTAATGATGACGATGCGTCTACAAAGGAAGCCAAGTCAACTGTAACAACTACAGGCCCAGTGTCAACGGAACAGTCAACCACTATTACCAGCGCCAAATCAACATCGGAGATAACGACTTCGGAAACAACTGCAGAGTGCACTGTCACTGAAATTCCCCAATGTACAAAGACCATCTCGTATATCACCATGTCCCAATCAGTCACGATGTAAGTTTGACTTTGGAACGGTTACCACACTAGGTAGACGCTAATATAAGCCCAGTACAGAGATAGGAGAGTGCCCATCGACTCCAAGCTGCGCGACCGGTGAGCAAAGCACAGTAACCACGATATTGGAACCTGAATCCCATTGGGTGGGATATGTTGCAGATCCCCAACAAGGCCCCTCTGAAGCCGAACTGGACGATCCTGTCGATGAAGAGACGGAGGAGTATCTTGAGGACTTTTTCAAGGAACACGATCTTCTCGTGGACTATGAAGCCGAAGATGCTTCGCCCGAGTGCAGCACTGCCTCCTCAGTTCTTGACCTTACATGTTTCTCTGGGACCTGGCCATCGTTTTGCACTCACATCGTCACTAGTGATAACGAAACGCTGGTTGAGAATATTACGGCGAAGGCACTGGAGTCTAGCGACAAAACAAAGCGACATGGGCATGCAAGATTTCTGGGAATGAACTCGAAGGTGATGAGACGTGGAAGCAAATGTGACGGTTACTCGATAGAATTCAGTTGGGAACCCGGTTCCATCGACGGATGCGTACAATATTGTCTTGGAGCCATGTCGAAGCTGGCTCTATCATGTGGCTTGACCGGTTCTCGCTCAGACGGCATCAGTGACAGTGGAAGTCTTGTCGTTGGCTGTGACATATATAGCTACAGAGTCGTCGAGGACTACCAGCATACGATTACTGAAACTACAAGTGATGTAGCAACAGCTACCGCGACAACAGAGTCAACTTCTTCAGAGGCAACAGCAATCTTTTCTTCTGGCAGCAAAACGTTCACCACCGACGAGGCTACTACCACCAAAGCGGCGACTACTTCGGAAGAAGCAACCTCAAGCACAGAAGATGCCGATGCGACCCCCACAATTGATCCCAACTACCAGCCCCTGGTACAGCAAGACCCTGAATGTCTCGAACCGGCAGATGGAGATCACGGCGCCATTGATCCAGGTACTCAAGATGACTATGCTGAGGACTTTAGCAGCCAGGAACCAGATGGAGGATGGGAGGCTGGAGCAGATATCCAGCATTCTTATAAGGAAACATCCCATGGTGTTGTCTACGAGTACAAGGTCAACTGGGCCCAAGACTGTATTACTGATGGAGATACCCAAGATATCAGATGGCCTTTGGGTCAAGCTGGTGATATTACTGCATACTCGCTCATGAGGGATGCTTTTGAGAAATGTAAGCTTACTAACCCGAACAAGAAGTGCCACACTAACAGTGAGCCAGGCAACAACGGCGGCATTGGTGGATCGATTCAAGCAGGGTGTTTGGTCTACACTTTTAATGGTTATGATGAGTAGATAGCCAGAATTAGGAGAAGTGAGTTTAAGTTTTAGCCAGCGTTTGGAGGAGCCGATGGTTTCTGTAAGCAAAAGGGCTGGGAACGAGATTACCTGTATGTTGTCATTTTGTGGTGAGATTTCGGAACGGACGAGGCAGCAAAATAAAACAGGCATCAACAAATGGCGACAATCTTCTAGGCAGCAAGACTGAGACCATGTACAAAGGAAGCCGAAATCACTCTGACTGCCATAGACCACTAAACTTCCCTAAAGTCGGCCTTGCTCTCTACATTATGACTGTAACCGAAGTCGGCTGCATGGGCGTCAAGCCCAACATGAACATCATGGACCATACCACTCCAGAGGGCAAAATCCTGACTGACGCTTGGAATACCGTCATCAGCAAGCCTGGTGGCCCTCAAAGAGTTTACTGGGGCCTGGAATCGGTTGAACCATCAATGGTCTGGTGCTTTTTCGACTTTGATTCGATCGAGCAACATCGGCGATTTGCTGAGGAGTAAGTTCTATACTAGGACTCAACGTGAAGTGACTAATTGGTATAGATACGGCGCAGATGCAGTTAAGGATATTCCCAAGATCTGCACGTATGGAGAGTTCTCGAAGCATATCAAGATGGTTCCGTCTTCCGACGTTCTTGAGTCACCTCTCACAGAGATCATACTAGCATATTTCCCCCAAGATATCTcagaggaaaagaaagaagctcTCTCGTCCAAGATTCAGGAGATTCTCAGACAAGCTTTTCCTGGTGAGGCTAGAGTCGCTCACGCCTGGGGCGTGGAGAACGACTTTCCAGCAAGAGGTGAAGATGGACAGCCGAGATCAGTTCTCATGGGTTTCGTTGGATTGTCTCATTCCGAAGCTTGGGGAACTTATCGTCAGACCGATGCTTGGAAAGAGGCACTCTCGAGTATTGAACGGTTGGAGGGTTGTACGAGTATTTATAGCTTTGCGATAAGGTCCCAGCATCTGGAGAGGTTGGAGGGATTTTGATAGTTAATTGGTCAGAATATGCAGTCGTCATTACAACTCTTGACTTTTCTTCGATTACGAACTGATCGTTCCCAAATTCCAATACGAGAAATTAACAATTTCTGTAAAGCCACGTTTCGGACTTTCGGTCATTTCTTCTTATCATTTGATAATCAACCCTCTaactcttctcttccaaccATTCCAACATGTGGAGCCGTAAGACTCACAActccatctcttccaacCGAGATTTTCTTTCATTCTGCGAAGATCTCCACTTCTGCCCGTCTTATCTCCACGACACTACTCTCAACAAGGCAATCCACGCCTCTAGGTTTAAGCTTATTCGCTGGATCGTGGTGAACTACCTCTTTGAGATTAGCAGAGTCCGAAAGTCCGAAGATCCATGTGGCTTCTGGTAATTCCTATTCTGGATCATCGAGGGGTTGGATTTGGATTTTTAAGCATTTTTTATGATCCAAGATAGATCTCGCTTGTCGGGGGTATAGATTTAAAGGTATAGATTTGAGTGTTTAAATCTATCCCTTGGGTTAGATTCGATAGGTTTCGTGTAAATTCATCATATGCTCTTGAGATATCGCCTTCTAACAATAGCGGACCCGAAATCCACAATACACACCCAAAACGGTATAACTTGACGAAACACTTCCCAAATATTTCATCACCGCCATCAGAACCTACCCCAATCTTCATCGTTATCAAGTTATGACTGAGAAAGTCAACACTCCAACTGGTGTTCTCGACCAAGAACGCAATGCCTCTCGCGAACCTTCACTCTTTGACCAAAAAGAACTCGATCGTCTAGGTCGAGAGCGTCCAGCATGTTTCTCAAACCTCTTATCGGAGCTAGGCTTTATCTTTGCGGTCGTGGGTTCGATGATGGTTAGCGAGTATTTTGTTTCTGGTTTTAACATTATCCTACCTTCGTTGGCTGTTACACTCGAGATTCCGGATGAGGTTAGGACTTGGCCTGCTGCTGTCATTAATCTTACTACGGCTGTTTTACTTCTTCCGTTCGCGAGACTTTCTGAGATTCATGGTGGAAGGTTTATCTTCCTCGGCGGACATGTTTGGTTGATTATTTGGTCGATTATCGGAGGTTTCAGTCAGAACCCTACCATGCTTATTGCTTGTCGAGCTATGCAGGGCCTAGGGCCTTCAGCTTTCTTGCCGTCAAGTGTAGCGATCATGTCACGCATTTATCGCCCAGGTCCAAGGAAGAATCTCGTTTTCAGCATGCTTGGCGCCTTTTCTTGCATCGGCTTCTACTCTGGAATCTTCTTCGGTGCATTGTCGGCCCAGGTCCTTGGTTGGAAGTGGTATTTCTTTATTGGTGCTTTCTTTTGCGCAAGTATCTTCATCACTGGTCTTTTGACTATTCCAAAGAGCCATGGAGATCCACTTCCTGATTTGAAGATGGACTGGTTGGGCACTGCTACGGTTGTACCGGGTCTTGCATTGGTGGTGTATGCATTGACTGATGGCGGAAATGCGCCCCAGGGCTGGAGAACTCCTTATGTCTATGTTACCTTGATCTTGGGTATCATCTGTCTCGCACTGTTTGTGTACATCGAGGGATGGCGAGCCAGCCAACCTCTTATGCCTGCAGAAGTTTTCAAGACGAAGTACATGAGTCGATTGGTCTTTGCGCTATTCATGTCCTACGGATCTTTTGGTCTGTTTCTTTTCTACGCTAGCTTCTAGTAAGTACCGGCTCATCAGCCAtctctcattctcaactAACATATCATCAGCATTGAATCGGTTTTACACATTGGACCCTTGCTCACAGCAGCTTGGTTCATCCCTCTCGCGGCTGGCGGTTTCATTTTGGCTATCGTTGGCGGCTTCGTTCTTCATATCCTTAGCGGTCGATTACTCCTAATCATCTCCGGCCTTGGTTTCCTCGGCTCAACGGTCTTATTTGCACTTATTCCCGACAGTGGACGATCCAACTCATTCCTCTACTGGGCATTTGTCTTCCCCGCCATGATTCTCGCCACAGTTGGGGTAGACATTGCCTTTAACGTTACCAACGTCTTCATCACAACATCTCTCCCTAATCATCTTCAAGCAGTTGCCGGTGCTTTGATCACCAGCTTGCTCTACCTCGGTATGGCATTTTGGCTAGGTGTTGGAGAGATGGCAGTATCTGCGCAAAAGGATATCAAAGGTGCTGAGAATGTTGATGCACGAAGCCAGTATCAAATTGGTTTCTGGACTGGTGCTGGACTGGCTGTGGCATCTTTGTTGATCTTTATCACGGTCAGGATGGAATCGGCTAAAGCTGATTTGACAGCGGATGAGAAGGCTCAGAGAGAACGAGAGAGAGCTGTAGAGCAGAGCACAGAGTAATGAGCTTGTGGTTCGGCTTCTGAATATTTATGCCTGAATTTAGAGTTCCAAAAGTTGGTTTACGGACATTTAACGGAAATAGAATACACTAGAGTAATAGCTACAGAGATTGTCGAATTTTGATTATATTCACTTGATGGGACAGCGAAAGTCAAGGAGTTGCATGTCTTCTGAGTACAGGGTAGAGCTTAGAATTTGGCAAGATTGCTCTATAGGAGTTCTTCTGATTACAGAAGCTTGAGCAGAGTCTTGCAGTCTCCGTTTTGATAACACCATGATATTGAAAGAAGGTGTCCTGCAGCTCTGAATTCACTAACATGGATCCATCTAAGCGTTTGTCGATGGCTTATGTTGCGCCGCACCTGGGCATGGTTTAATTAACTCTATCTTCAGTCGAACTCTAGACCAGTCTTCTGCAGTCTCGCATGATGTCCGTCCGTAGATAAGTCGGTCCTACCAGTACCAGGGTTACATCTAAAGTTCTTTATCCTTAAGTTTAATTACAACTCTGAAACCCACGACAGGGTCACGCCCAGCCGCACGAGCATCCAGACCGCTTAACCCAAAATCATGGTGCCTTCAACAAAAACGCTAATCCTTGAATTTTAGAAGAAAGAAACTGTCATCCCCTTCTCAAACAGTCGATCCGGTACGCTTTGCCCCCTCGAATTTTAACGTTGGGGTTTGCGGGGGAATTACCTTTGCAGCGTTCAATGGGGGCGGGGTGATCTACCGCTAAGAATGGGGAAATACAGCTCCACGGAAACTCTGAGCCGCGGATAATTTACTGTCCACGAATGAGAAGCTGCCCGCTGGGAACAAGCTTATTCAGAGAACCACTGTAGACGACGCTCTGTTAGCGAAAACAACACTTCCAATCTGGGGTTTGTTAACTTTTTTGACATGAGACGAGGACCATTAAACTAGCTATGCGGTTTAGACCCGCTTGAGAAACTGGGGGTCATGTATTCGGGAGTACCTCCGAAATGATCATCCAGTCTTTGTATATAAAACCTCTAAACATCCCtatgtttcttttcttctgaTCCTCAAGCCAACTCATCTTCTGCACTGACAATCTTTTCACAATGAAGgtctcgagcttcttctcaaccctctccctcttcgcAGGCGTTCTCGCCGAGGCCATCGACCTCCCTGCCGGTGTTCCTCGCAGCATTGAAGAGTTCCGCGCCAAGCATCCCTATGAACTTCCCGTCAAGAGAAGTCATCGCAAGGTCTATACTATCAGACATAGTAAGAACGACAACGATGATGTCTCGTCAGAGTTCTATaagggcttgaagaaggcgaACAAGGGAGGTACTCTGTACCTCCCCAAGGGTCAGACTTTTGTCATTGGAAAGCCCCTTGATCTCACCTTTTTGAATGATATTCATGTTCATCTTGAGGGTGAGATTAAGTTTACCAATGATACGGAGTATTGGCAGAAGAATGCTTATAAGCATCCTTTCCAGGTATGTCACTGAAACCTTCATGATGAGTTGAGACTAATGGTTGTAGAACTCGATCATGTTCTGGAAGTGGGGtggcaagaacatcaagctttaCGGAAAGGGTGTTCTGAACGGTAACGGTCAGCGATGGTGGAACGGTATGACTCCTCTTATCATATTTTAGGTCATATTCTAACAATACGCAGAGTTTGCCGGCAAGGAGATTCTTGACACTACCAACGCCTACCTCCGACCTATTCTGTTCTATGCTCAGAACGCCACCAACCTGGACATCCAGGGAGTTCACTTCAAGGACTCCCCCTGCTGGACCAACTTTGTCGTCACCTGTAAGGAACCCTAGCCAAGTCCTGATGATCATGTACTGATATTCTTCTAGCCAAGGACATCTCGTTCAAGGACGTCATCTGCACTGCTCGCTCCACCAACGCCACTGCTCTTCCCAAGAACACTGACTTCTTCGACTCCCTGAACGTTGAGAACCTCAATGTTGAGCGTGCCTGGGTTGACATT
This genomic stretch from Fusarium oxysporum f. sp. lycopersici 4287 chromosome 5, whole genome shotgun sequence harbors:
- a CDS encoding galacturan 1,4-alpha-galacturonidase translates to MKVSSFFSTLSLFAGVLAEAIDLPAGVPRSIEEFRAKHPYELPVKRSHRKVYTIRHSKNDNDDVSSEFYKGLKKANKGGTLYLPKGQTFVIGKPLDLTFLNDIHVHLEGEIKFTNDTEYWQKNAYKHPFQNSIMFWKWGGKNIKLYGKGVLNGNGQRWWNEFAGKEILDTTNAYLRPILFYAQNATNLDIQGVHFKDSPCWTNFVVTSKDISFKDVICTARSTNATALPKNTDFFDSLNVENLNVERAWVDIGDDCFSPKSNATNVHVDTMYCNGTHGQSIGSLGQYKGEMSFVKDVVIENVWMLNGQHGARLKTWAGPDIGYGFIDNVTFRNFWGGNNEYTAFIDSCYFNINATTCAQYPSRMNITNILFENFTGYSSGKYGNAVAKLTCSTSKDAVCENIKFKDFNIKTPCGGDPVFLCDGVKDIGVDCVSATSAAGKAALANKCVAPQASASPFKVRKFNG